The following proteins are co-located in the Bacillus alveayuensis genome:
- a CDS encoding DNA-directed RNA polymerase alpha subunit (product_source=TIGR02027; cath_funfam=1.10.150.20,3.30.1360.10; cog=COG0202; pfam=PF01000,PF01193,PF03118; superfamily=47789,55257; tigrfam=TIGR02027), with product VQGEGAVTAADITHDSDVEILNPDLHIATLAKDAHLRMRLTAKRGRGYTPADENKREDQPIGVIPIDSIYTPVSRVSYQVENTRVGQMTNYDKLTLDVWTDGSIGPKEAIALGAKILTEHLNIFVGLTDEAQNVEIMVEKEEDQREKVLEMTIEELDLSVRSYNCLKRAGINTVQELANKTEEDMMKVRNLGRKSLEEVKAKLEDLGLSLRKDD from the coding sequence ATGTACAGGGTGAAGGAGCTGTTACGGCTGCTGATATTACTCACGATAGTGATGTTGAGATCTTAAATCCTGACCTTCATATAGCAACACTTGCGAAAGACGCACATCTTCGAATGAGATTAACTGCGAAACGTGGACGTGGGTATACTCCAGCTGATGAAAACAAAAGAGAGGATCAGCCTATAGGTGTTATCCCAATTGATTCAATTTATACACCAGTTTCACGCGTGTCCTATCAAGTTGAAAATACGCGTGTAGGTCAAATGACAAATTATGATAAGTTAACTCTTGATGTTTGGACTGATGGTAGTATTGGTCCAAAAGAAGCCATTGCATTAGGCGCAAAAATCTTAACAGAACATCTAAATATTTTTGTCGGCTTAACAGATGAAGCACAAAATGTAGAAATCATGGTAGAAAAAGAAGAGGACCAAAGAGAGAAAGTTCTTGAAATGACGATTGAAGAGCTTGACTTGTCTGTACGTTCGTATAACTGCTTGAAACGTGCTGGTATTAATACCGTTCAAGAGTTAGCGAATAAAACGGAAGAAGATATGATGAAAGTTCGTAACTTAGGCCGCAAATCTTTAGAAGAAGTCAAAGCTAAGCTAGAAGATTTAGGTTTAAGCTTACGTAAAGATGACTAG
- a CDS encoding large subunit ribosomal protein L17 (product_source=KO:K02879; cath_funfam=3.90.1030.10; cog=COG0203; ko=KO:K02879; pfam=PF01196; superfamily=64263; tigrfam=TIGR00059), whose product MSYRKLGRTSAQRKALLRDLATDLIINERIETTEARAKELRSVVEKMITLGKRGDLHARRQAAAFIRKEVANEENGQDALQKLFSDIAPRYQERQGGYTRIMKLGSRRGDGAPMVIIELV is encoded by the coding sequence ATGTCATACAGAAAGTTAGGACGTACAAGTGCTCAACGTAAAGCGTTACTTCGCGATTTGGCGACAGACTTAATTATCAATGAACGTATTGAAACAACTGAAGCACGCGCAAAAGAGTTGCGTTCAGTTGTTGAAAAAATGATTACGCTTGGTAAGCGTGGAGATTTACATGCTCGCCGTCAAGCTGCTGCATTTATCCGTAAAGAAGTGGCAAACGAGGAAAACGGACAAGATGCTCTTCAAAAACTTTTCTCTGATATTGCTCCACGTTATCAAGAACGCCAAGGCGGTTATACTCGTATTATGAAACTTGGTTCTCGCCGTGGTGACGGAGCGCCTATGGTTATTATTGAGCTAGTATAA
- a CDS encoding energy-coupling factor transport system ATP-binding protein (product_source=KO:K16786; cath_funfam=3.40.50.300; cog=COG1122; ko=KO:K16786; pfam=PF00005; smart=SM00382; superfamily=52540; tigrfam=TIGR04520) produces MGREIIKVKNVTYRYREDRDERPALQNVSFSVNEGEWLAIVGHNGSGKSTLARILNGLLLPESGTVEVLGIPLNKKNVWDIRKKVGMVFQNPDNQFVGTTVRDDIAFGMENIGISREEMKRRIEWTTEKVNIKNFLDSEPHHLSGGQKQRVAIASVLAVQPKIIVLDEATSMLDPLGRKEVLSIMKELNIQGLVTIISITHDLDEAANANRIIVMNNGSIFTEGRPEEIFKLDDQLTKIGLDLPFPYKLSKKLSEIGISLQRHHLSEESLVDELCTLKWKT; encoded by the coding sequence ATGGGGCGTGAAATCATTAAAGTAAAAAATGTAACATATCGATATCGGGAAGATCGAGATGAACGTCCAGCCCTTCAAAATGTATCATTCTCTGTAAATGAAGGAGAATGGCTTGCCATTGTAGGACATAATGGATCAGGCAAATCAACATTAGCAAGAATTTTAAATGGTCTTTTACTGCCCGAAAGCGGTACTGTCGAGGTTCTTGGGATACCATTAAATAAAAAAAATGTTTGGGACATTCGTAAAAAAGTGGGGATGGTTTTTCAAAACCCAGATAATCAGTTCGTAGGCACTACTGTTCGTGATGATATTGCTTTTGGTATGGAGAACATCGGGATCTCTCGCGAGGAGATGAAGCGGCGAATTGAATGGACAACTGAGAAGGTAAACATAAAGAATTTTTTAGATTCCGAGCCTCATCATCTTTCTGGAGGCCAAAAGCAACGTGTTGCCATTGCGAGTGTACTTGCTGTACAACCAAAAATCATCGTTTTGGACGAGGCGACTTCTATGCTCGATCCCCTCGGACGCAAGGAAGTATTAAGTATAATGAAGGAGCTTAATATCCAAGGACTTGTCACCATCATTTCCATCACACATGATTTGGACGAGGCAGCTAATGCAAACCGTATCATAGTAATGAATAATGGGTCAATCTTTACTGAGGGTAGGCCAGAAGAAATTTTTAAACTTGATGATCAATTAACCAAAATAGGACTTGATCTTCCTTTTCCGTACAAGTTAAGCAAAAAGCTTTCAGAAATAGGGATTTCACTTCAAAGGCATCATTTATCAGAGGAAAGCTTGGTGGATGAACTATGCACATTAAAATGGAAAACCTAG
- a CDS encoding energy-coupling factor transport system ATP-binding protein (product_source=KO:K16787; cath_funfam=3.40.50.300; cog=COG1122; ko=KO:K16787; pfam=PF00005; smart=SM00382; superfamily=52540; tigrfam=TIGR04521), translating to MHIKMENLGYRYQINTPFERLALYNVNLTIEEGTYIAIIGHTGSGKSTILQHLNALLLPTEGSVQLGKRKIVAGDKVKNLKPIRKKVGVVFQFPEHQLFEETVEKDIAFGPLNFGATLEEAKRKAREAIHLVGLNEELLVRSPFELSGGQMRRVAIAGVLAMEPEVLVLDEPTAGLDPKGRHEIMDMLYQLHQKKKLTTILVTHSMEDVAKYADQIAVMHNGSLKLTGTPREIFQSPEKLSQFGLDLPATVKFIMKLEEKLGISIHNKPMTVDETVHLILSMLKDEAR from the coding sequence ATGCACATTAAAATGGAAAACCTAGGATATCGCTATCAAATTAATACACCATTTGAACGTCTAGCCTTGTACAATGTGAATTTAACGATTGAGGAAGGAACATATATAGCAATTATTGGACATACAGGATCAGGGAAGTCAACTATTTTGCAGCATTTAAATGCGCTGCTTCTTCCGACAGAGGGATCGGTACAGCTAGGGAAACGGAAGATAGTTGCTGGGGATAAAGTGAAAAATTTAAAACCGATTCGCAAGAAAGTTGGCGTTGTTTTTCAATTTCCCGAGCATCAGCTCTTCGAGGAAACGGTTGAAAAAGATATTGCTTTTGGCCCACTAAATTTTGGTGCTACTTTAGAAGAAGCAAAGAGAAAGGCTAGAGAAGCTATTCACCTTGTTGGATTAAACGAAGAATTGTTGGTACGTTCTCCTTTTGAGCTTAGTGGCGGTCAAATGAGACGAGTAGCCATCGCCGGAGTCTTGGCGATGGAACCAGAAGTTTTAGTGCTTGATGAACCAACAGCTGGATTAGATCCAAAAGGCAGACATGAGATTATGGACATGCTGTATCAGCTACATCAGAAAAAGAAGTTAACTACGATTCTTGTTACTCATAGCATGGAAGATGTGGCCAAATATGCGGATCAAATCGCTGTTATGCATAACGGATCATTAAAATTAACAGGTACGCCAAGGGAAATTTTTCAATCGCCAGAAAAGCTATCTCAGTTTGGATTGGATTTACCAGCAACCGTTAAATTTATCATGAAATTGGAGGAGAAGCTTGGTATATCGATCCACAATAAACCGATGACAGTTGATGAAACGGTTCATTTGATCCTTTCCATGTTAAAGGATGAAGCTCGATGA
- a CDS encoding energy-coupling factor transport system permease protein (product_source=KO:K16785; cog=COG0619; ko=KO:K16785; pfam=PF02361; transmembrane_helix_parts=Outside_1_25,TMhelix_26_58,Inside_59_64,TMhelix_65_87,Outside_88_106,TMhelix_107_129,Inside_130_243,TMhelix_244_263,Outside_264_265) — MMNSLIIGKYVPRKSLIHQMDPRAKLLIVFLFVLIVFLANNTMTYSLLGLYILIIVLLTKLPIRYLFNGLKPVLWILFFTFLMHVILTKEGPIIFQFGFVKVYEDGVRQGVLITLRFIFIIIMTTILTLTTTPIEITDGMETLLSPLKKWKLPVHELALMMSISLRFIPTLMEESDKILKAQMARGVDFSAGSLKKRLEAIVPLLVPLFINSFKRAEELATAMEARGYRGSEGRTKLRKLHWRLRDTIMILCFAILFGALLLLRS; from the coding sequence ATGATGAACAGCTTGATTATTGGAAAATATGTACCTAGAAAATCGTTAATCCATCAAATGGATCCGCGTGCAAAGCTACTGATTGTTTTTCTATTTGTCTTGATTGTCTTTCTCGCTAATAACACAATGACTTACAGCTTATTAGGCTTGTATATACTGATCATTGTTTTGCTTACAAAACTGCCTATACGATATTTATTCAATGGTTTAAAACCAGTTTTATGGATACTTTTCTTTACATTTTTAATGCATGTCATATTGACTAAGGAAGGTCCGATCATTTTTCAGTTTGGTTTTGTAAAGGTATATGAAGATGGAGTTCGCCAAGGTGTTTTAATCACGTTGCGTTTCATATTTATAATTATCATGACAACGATTTTAACATTAACAACAACACCTATTGAGATTACTGATGGTATGGAAACTTTGTTATCCCCATTAAAAAAATGGAAACTGCCTGTTCATGAGTTAGCTCTTATGATGTCTATCTCACTACGGTTTATCCCTACCTTGATGGAAGAATCAGATAAAATTTTGAAAGCGCAGATGGCTAGAGGAGTCGACTTTTCAGCTGGCTCTCTCAAAAAACGTTTGGAGGCGATTGTACCGCTATTGGTTCCGCTATTTATAAATTCTTTTAAACGGGCTGAAGAGCTTGCAACCGCTATGGAAGCTAGAGGGTACCGGGGCAGTGAAGGAAGAACGAAACTGAGGAAGCTGCATTGGAGGTTACGTGATACGATCATGATTTTATGTTTTGCAATATTATTTGGAGCATTACTTTTATTACGTTCATAG
- a CDS encoding tRNA pseudouridine38-40 synthase (product_source=KO:K06173; cath_funfam=3.30.70.580,3.30.70.660; cog=COG0101; ko=KO:K06173; pfam=PF01416; superfamily=55120; tigrfam=TIGR00071), whose amino-acid sequence MRLKCIISYDGSSFNGFQIQPNERTVQGELQAALTKMHKGREIKVYGSGRTDRGVHAVGQVIHFDTDLNIPIDKWPVALNALLPNDILVIEAKVADDDFHARIHARKKEYRYFVHCSRLPNVFKRNYAHHVPYQLNVAKMVEASQYLLGTHDFSSFCSAKTDVEDKVRTLYQIDIWTNEDEVIFRFIGNGFLYNMVRILVGTLLEVGLEKRSPSEIKKILEAKDRRTAGKTAPGKGLYLWRVYYDN is encoded by the coding sequence ATGAGACTAAAGTGTATAATCTCCTACGACGGTTCCTCTTTTAACGGTTTTCAAATTCAACCGAACGAAAGAACGGTACAGGGAGAACTGCAAGCTGCCTTAACGAAAATGCATAAAGGGAGAGAAATAAAAGTATATGGATCTGGGCGAACCGATCGTGGTGTACATGCCGTTGGCCAAGTGATCCATTTTGATACGGACTTAAATATTCCGATCGACAAATGGCCAGTTGCCTTAAATGCTTTATTACCGAACGATATTTTAGTGATCGAGGCGAAAGTGGCCGATGACGACTTTCATGCGCGAATTCATGCACGGAAAAAAGAGTATCGATATTTCGTTCATTGTTCACGACTTCCGAATGTTTTCAAAAGAAATTATGCCCATCATGTACCTTATCAGCTTAATGTAGCAAAAATGGTAGAGGCCTCTCAATATTTGCTCGGTACGCACGATTTTTCTAGCTTTTGTTCAGCGAAAACTGACGTAGAAGATAAAGTCCGTACGTTGTATCAAATTGATATTTGGACAAATGAAGATGAGGTGATCTTTCGTTTTATCGGTAATGGATTTCTTTATAATATGGTGAGAATATTAGTCGGTACATTACTGGAGGTTGGTTTAGAAAAACGATCACCTAGCGAAATAAAAAAAATTTTAGAGGCGAAAGATAGAAGGACAGCAGGGAAAACAGCGCCGGGCAAGGGATTATATCTTTGGAGAGTTTATTATGACAACTAA
- a CDS encoding large subunit ribosomal protein L13 (product_source=KO:K02871; cath_funfam=3.90.1180.10; cog=COG0102; ko=KO:K02871; pfam=PF00572; superfamily=52161; tigrfam=TIGR01066) codes for MRTTFMAKANEVERKWYVVDAAGKTLGRLASEVASILRGKHKPIYTPHVDTGDHVIIINAEKIELTGKKLTDKIYYRHSQHPGGLKSRTALEMRTNYPEKMLELAIRGMLPKGKLGRQMFKKLYVYRGSEHPHQAQKPEVYELRG; via the coding sequence ATGCGTACAACGTTTATGGCGAAGGCAAACGAAGTTGAACGTAAATGGTACGTTGTAGATGCAGCAGGTAAAACATTAGGTCGTCTTGCAAGTGAAGTTGCGTCTATCTTACGCGGTAAACATAAACCTATTTATACACCACATGTGGATACTGGCGATCACGTTATCATTATTAACGCTGAAAAAATTGAATTAACTGGTAAAAAATTAACAGATAAAATCTATTACCGCCACAGCCAACATCCAGGTGGTTTAAAATCAAGAACAGCATTAGAAATGCGTACAAATTACCCAGAAAAAATGTTAGAGCTTGCTATTCGTGGTATGCTTCCAAAAGGTAAGCTTGGACGTCAAATGTTCAAAAAATTATATGTATATCGCGGTAGTGAACATCCACATCAAGCGCAAAAACCAGAAGTTTATGAACTTCGCGGATAA
- a CDS encoding small subunit ribosomal protein S9 (product_source=KO:K02996; cath_funfam=3.30.230.10; cog=COG0103; ko=KO:K02996; pfam=PF00380; superfamily=54211), with protein sequence MAQVQYYGTGRRKSSVARVRLVPGEGRIVINKRDIQDYIPTQALINDIKQPLVLTETVGNYDVLVNVSGGGFSGQAGAIRHGIARALLQADPEYRATLKRAGLLTRDARMKERKKYGLKGARRAPQFSKR encoded by the coding sequence TTGGCACAGGTTCAATACTACGGTACAGGTCGACGTAAAAGCTCTGTTGCTCGTGTGCGTTTAGTTCCTGGTGAAGGCCGTATCGTGATCAATAAACGCGACATTCAAGATTACATTCCAACTCAAGCTTTGATTAATGATATTAAACAACCATTAGTGTTAACTGAAACTGTAGGAAACTACGATGTGTTAGTTAATGTTAGTGGTGGAGGTTTTTCAGGTCAAGCTGGTGCAATTCGTCATGGTATTGCTCGTGCTTTATTACAAGCTGACCCAGAATATCGTGCAACTTTAAAACGCGCAGGCTTATTAACTCGTGACGCACGTATGAAAGAACGTAAGAAATACGGTCTTAAAGGCGCTCGTCGTGCTCCTCAATTCTCAAAACGCTAA
- a CDS encoding hypothetical protein (product_source=Hypo-rule applied; pfam=PF10730; superfamily=47807) has product MTVIHSLSQKRQEKQIKYELNILKELSLQKIKEKIKEHFIFFFQSRILYQAIVEETCIDHTIEAFLLGAHFSRFGFYGESIEMVHARCSNEIDELTRSLYDYIICWGKSTNDDLVDESIHLTCEIFVHFWWREGYRIGKQRHKLKLI; this is encoded by the coding sequence ATGACGGTCATTCATTCTTTAAGTCAAAAAAGACAGGAAAAACAAATAAAATACGAATTAAATATTCTGAAAGAGCTATCGCTGCAGAAAATAAAAGAAAAAATAAAGGAGCATTTTATCTTTTTCTTTCAAAGCAGGATATTATATCAGGCCATTGTGGAAGAAACATGTATTGATCATACTATTGAAGCCTTTCTTCTTGGAGCCCATTTTAGTCGGTTTGGTTTTTATGGCGAATCTATAGAGATGGTGCATGCGAGATGTTCAAATGAAATAGACGAGCTGACACGTAGTCTTTATGATTACATTATATGTTGGGGAAAATCAACAAATGATGACCTCGTTGATGAATCGATACATTTAACTTGTGAGATATTTGTACATTTTTGGTGGCGAGAAGGATATCGTATTGGGAAACAACGACATAAACTAAAGCTCATTTAA
- a CDS encoding N-acetylmuramoyl-L-alanine amidase (product_source=KO:K01448; cath_funfam=3.40.630.40; cog=COG0860; ko=KO:K01448; pfam=PF01520; superfamily=53187; tigrfam=TIGR02883; transmembrane_helix_parts=Inside_1_6,TMhelix_7_26,Outside_27_237), giving the protein MKRKLKWMSFFIGIIILIFIIQYPFTHQDSWKPWNLPLSGKIIYLDPGHGGPDGGAVGKTLLEKEVALSISLMLRDYLQEQGALVLLTREEDEDLASKDAQGYRQRKSEDIRKRVKLINESDADLYLSIHLNAIPSSRWRGAQTFYDGKFEENEVIAKFIQDELRKSLENTKRKAKVISGIYLLKHVEKPGALVEVGFLSNPSEEELLATEEYQEKLAISIYRGVLRYFSNEKNPPE; this is encoded by the coding sequence ATGAAAAGGAAATTGAAGTGGATGTCTTTTTTCATCGGGATTATTATTTTAATCTTTATCATTCAATATCCATTTACTCATCAGGATTCCTGGAAACCTTGGAATCTTCCTTTATCTGGGAAGATTATTTATTTAGATCCGGGTCATGGCGGACCTGATGGAGGGGCGGTTGGAAAAACATTATTAGAAAAAGAAGTTGCCTTAAGTATCTCCTTAATGCTTAGAGATTATTTACAAGAACAAGGAGCATTAGTGTTGTTAACAAGGGAGGAAGATGAGGATTTAGCATCTAAAGACGCACAAGGATATAGGCAGCGAAAGTCAGAGGATATACGGAAACGAGTGAAATTAATTAATGAATCGGATGCCGATTTATATTTGAGCATTCATTTAAATGCGATTCCATCTTCTAGGTGGCGTGGAGCTCAAACGTTTTATGATGGAAAATTTGAAGAAAATGAAGTCATAGCTAAATTTATACAAGATGAATTAAGAAAAAGTTTAGAAAACACGAAACGAAAAGCAAAAGTAATTAGTGGAATTTATCTTTTAAAGCACGTAGAAAAGCCTGGGGCACTTGTTGAAGTCGGCTTTTTATCAAATCCTTCAGAGGAAGAACTATTAGCAACAGAAGAATATCAAGAAAAGTTAGCCATTTCTATATATAGAGGAGTTTTAAGATATTTCTCCAACGAAAAAAACCCGCCTGAATAA